CACGATCGTTCCTGGAAGGCACCCGAACGGCGTAACGTTTATGACGCCTGTTGCGCCTTTCTCGATGAACTCGATCATCTTTCCTATCGAGAGAATGCTCTCGCCCTGGAACGTAGAATCCAAGTAAGGCGCCGCAGCGTGGACTGTGTGTTGGACTGGCTCGTCCTCATAAAGGCCCATTGAATCGCTGATGCCCCGACGGACAGTTCGCTCGCCGCGGCGCTGCAAGAGATGCAGGGCGCGGAGTTTGACGAATTTCTTCCAGTTGCGCTCCGAGGCTGCATTGAGACCGTTGATGTAAGTGAGATAGTATAGCCATTCATTGAACGGTGGGAACCAGACCTCCGCGCCCAGGGCCTCGAGCCGCTTGACGAGGTTCTGGTTGCTGAACCTGTGCGACCTGACGTATATCTCGCCTACTACGCCGATCTTGGGCTTCACCAGGGTGTTATCGCGCTCTATCTTAGCGAAGAGCCTGGAGCATTTCGGGAGCAATTTAAGGACGTCGCCCTCCCGCGTCGCGCGAGTTACCTCTTTCAGACAGTGCTGATAAACGTCATCCGTGTGCCCAGGCGCCTTCTCATACGGCCGTATCCGCCGCGCGAGCTTGTCGAGGTAATCGACCGCGACCATGCCCCGATAGGCGTGCACGTAAAACATCAGCGGAACATCCCAGAACTTCTGGCGGAAGTTGTCGGCTCTGTCCTGATCGGGCGCAAGTATCCGAGCATCAATGCAACCGATCGCCTCCAGAACTATCCGCTGGGCCTGGTTGTACACCCCAAACCTGCACGGGCCTGAGGTCGTCGGCATTAAGAAGAGCGCCTTCGCGGGCTCGAAGTCCTTACTCTTGCACAGCTTCACCATGTCGCCAGTCGTTACAATGCATGGGAAGCACTCCCGCCCGTTAGTGTACTGACGCCCAAACTCGAGGCTCTCCTCGTCCGCCTCAGGGATCACCTGAGCATCCACGCCAAACCGTTTGAGCGCCGCGCAGAACGGGTATGCGTGGTCGCACATGCTCGGAACGTAAAGCGTCCGGTGATTGATCCCACGCGTGCTCTCGGAGGACCGCTTCTCAACCAGCCGGGGCTCCACCTTGGAACTGTGTCTCTTCCCCTCGATGCTGTCCAGGAAGGCCTCGCACCTCGTGATCGCACCCACGTCAGCACTATGCTCGTCGATCTCGATCAACAGGAAGGGCTTCTCGCCCATTATCTCCGCGAAGAACTTGGTGATGAACGAATCCGGGCCGCAACCGAAATTGGTGACGTAAAGGGCGTAAAGGCGCGGGTCTCTGGCGATCGTAACTGCCACGCCCAGAATCCTCTGACCGTAGCGCCAGTACATGTTCCCGTGTTCTTTGAGCGTCGTTGCAGTGTCAGGATGGACCAGGTCGATTGGCACAGGAAGAACGTCGAGGTCTCTGAGTTTTCTCGGCAGGTCGAGATTGACGAATGAATCATTGATGTTGTAGGGACGTCCGACGATCACGACAGCTCTTCCGTGCTCTTTTATCAGCTGTGTCGTCCTGTCCGCAAGCTCGAGGCTGAGCTTGCTGAACTCATCCTGAGCGGCAAGGGCCGCCTCGGCCGCTTTTCTGGCCCGCGCTCGCCTAAAACCAAGGTCCTCGTGCGCGAATCGAGCAAGCGCCCTGATCGTCTCCTTGGCGCCTCGCTGCAAGTAGAAAATCGGACTCAGGACGCGTTGCTTAAGCGCTGCGATCCCGGCCCCGACCGTATAGGGAATCGACTGAACAACGGGGCAATTGTAGTAGTTGACGAACCCCGGCGTCTCTATGGGCATGTTGATGACGCTGGGCACAAACACCTTGTCAACGCCCTTCTCCAAAAGGTCAAGCACATGCCCGTGCATGACCTTGACCGGGAAACACATGTCCGCCTTCACCGCCTCGACCCCATCATGAATTATGTGATTGGTGGTCTTTGAGGACAGGAGGACCTTGACGCCCAATGCCCCGAAGAACGCAGACCACATCGGATACAGCTCGAAGAACAACAGCGCCCGAGGTATCCCAACTGTAAGACCGGTACTTGAGGCATCTGGCTTCTGATGCCACCGCATCAGGAGCTTCTCACGCTCCGCGAAGAGGTCCGGCAAAGCGTGCGCCTCGCTTGCTGTCTTTTTACGGACATCGTATTTCCCACACCGGGAGCCATAATAGATCGATGGCTCGCCTTCCAGCGTAACCTTGCGGATCTCGCAGGCGTTCGGGCAATCGTGGCACTCGAATGTCTCCAACTCCCACTTGCGGTCCTTGAGGTTGAAGCCCTTGAACTTGCTCTTTCCGCGGCCTTTCATAGCATCTTTCGCCAGCATTGCCGCTCCAATTGCCCCCGTAACCTCGTGATTTGGCGGAACGGTGATCTTCTTGCCTGTAACCATGCTGAAGGCGGCACAAACCGAGCGGTTGAACGCCACGCCGCCCTGGAAGAAGATGTTGCTGCCGATTTTTTTGTTCCCCACAACGCGGTTGAGGTAGTTATAGACAATTGAATACGCGAGCCCGGCCAGTATGTCCCTCCGCTTGGCGCCGCACTGCTGATGGTGCGTAACGCTTGATTCCATAAAGACCGTGCATCGCTCTCCGAGCCTGATCGGAGCCTTTGAGCTCATCGCCTCGCTGGCGAAGTGCTCTTTGATGTTGATGTTGAGCTTTTCGGCCTGCTCCTCCAGAAACGAGCCTGTCCCAGCCGCACAGACCTTGTTCATCTCAAAATCAACCACCACGCCGTTCTCGAGACTGATGAACTTGGAATCCTGGCCGCCGATCTCGAAGATCGTGTCCACCTTCGGGTCTATCAGCGCAGCCGCCGTGGCCTGCGCCGTGATCTCGTTCCTAACGGTGTCTGCGCCGGTCACCTCTCCTGTCATATATCGGCCCGATCCCGTCGTCCCAACGCCGGCAACCTCCACGTTGTGCGGCAGTTTTGCTCCAACCTCGGAGAGGCCCGTGGCAACGGCGTCAATTGGCCGACCTGCTGTCATAAGATAGCTCTTTGCCAGAAGATTGAGGTGCTCGTCGATAGCTACCACGTTTGTGCTGATGGAGCCAACATCTATCCCGAGATAGACCCTCAGCGCGCCGTTTGAGCCGGGGGCCTGGACATGTCCCCTACCCTCTTCGTGTGGGAACACGACTTTGTCCAGCGCGAGTATCGGCAGGTGCTTTTCGTCCCCAGAAGGTTTTTCCAGAAACCCCTCCAGCTTGGACAAACCCTCGAAATACCGGTCTGGAACGTCCCTCGAGGTGAGATAGTGCAGGCAAGCACCGATCGCCCCTGCGATGTGGTGCTGCTCGTGCACCAGCATCTCCTCGTCGCTCAATCCCAAAACGTCCTTGAGCGCCTTGACCATAGCCCGGTTCGACGCAACGCCTGACTGGAACGAGACTAGCGGCTCTATTTTGGTGCCTTTGACGACGCTGCTTTTGAAGCTCCTCGCCAACGCGTAGCATAGCCCGGCGACGATATCGTGAACTGGAGTTCCCTCCTGCTGCAAGTGAATCATATCGGTCTTCGCGAAAACGCTGCACCTGCCAGCTATCCGAGGCGGAGTCTTCGACTTTAGCGCCAGCTCCGCGAACTCGCCCTCGATCGAAACGCCGAGGCGCGTGGCCTGCTGGTCAAGAAAGGAGCCTGTCCCCGCGGCGCAGACGCTATTCATCTGGAAGTCCGAGACCATAGGTCTGCCCGTAGTCTTGTCCTCGGAGATCAGCAGCAGTTTTGAATCCTCGCCGCCGATGTCAATGACGGTCCTAACTCTCTTGTCAAAGTGCACAGCGCAGAGATACTGTGCTATCACCTCGTTGACGAAGATGCCGTTTAGGAGTTCGGCGGCGAGCCTACCGCCTGCGCCCGTCGCACAGATAGCCCTGATCTTATCTTGATTGTGTCGCTCAAGCATGTCCTCCAGCACGTCCCTGACCATCTGGAGCGGCCTGCCCTGGATCCGCCCGTAGTGATGCTCGATCACCCGGCGGTTGCTGTCCATCAGCACGGCCTTGAGAGCCACAGAACCAACATCAATGCCTATAAGCAAGTCTCAAACACCTTTGAAATCACCATTGCACTGTTTGACATTCTGCACACCACAACTCTATACGATGGTTGGGGAGAACGCAACGTATCACCTGCCTCGATTATTTCAAGCTCACCGCGGCGGGGAGCTCTCTGGAACAGCGCCGAGGTCTTTGGCAATAGGGCCCCTATTGCTCGATGGCAAGCCCCTGCTGCTGCCCGGGGCATTCATAAGGCTCGACGTGGACGATGACATCCACAATGCCAAGCTCATCCTTTGATCTGAGGCGCCATTTGACCGCCGAGCCTATTTCGTGTCCCTCTCTGACCGTGACGTCGGCGTCAACGAGCACGTGAAGGTCAACCAGAAGGCCCGGCCCGATATACCGAGAGCGGATTGCATGGACATCTCGGACCCCCTCCACTTGCAGGGACGTCTCCAGTATTCTGTCACACACGTCTTTTGATGCTGCTGTGTCCACCAGCTGCTTTAAGTTCGGCCGTATGATCTTCCAAGCGACGTGGAGAATGAAGAGCGAGACAACAATGGCGGCGACACGGTCGAGGAAGGCCCATTCAGGCGAGACCATGATGACCGCAAGCGCCCCTGCCGCGGGAATCGAGCTCAGGGCATCAGACCGGTGGTGCCATGCGTTTGCTATAACTGCTGGCGAGGCCGTTCTCTTGCCGACTGAGACCGTCCAGCGGTATAGAATCTCCTTTGAGATTACTGACGCAATAAGTGCGAAAAGAGCGACAGGGCTGGGTGCTGGCAGTCGATGGCCCGAGCTCATGAGCATCCTCGCGGCATTGCCGATAAGTCCAAGTCCGGCGACGGCAAGCACAACGCCGATTAGGCTGGCTATGGCCGTCTCGATTCTCCGATGCCCGTAGGGATGGGACTCGTCGGGCGGCTTTGCCCAGTAGCGCACGCCCACGAGTATCGCCACGTCGGTGGAACAGTCGGAGAGGCTGTGAATCCCATCGGCGAACGTTGCCTGGCTTTTGCCGAACCATCCAATTGCTAGCTTCACGGTGCTCAGGGCGAGGTTGACGATAAGCCCTATCCAAGTGATCCGCCTGACGTCGCCGAATTGACCGTGGTCGGACATAAGACCGTGCGACAAGTTCAGCCTCCATTTGAACGTTCTCTCATTGCTTTGCGGCGGAGCAAGCCACCCTTCAAACCTGCCCCGGTCAACGAAGACAATGTGCATCTAATATGCCCTGCCGCTGAGCCATTGCCAATAGCTGGCAAGCGTTTTGGACATTGCCTCGGTCAGGACCTCTCGCCTCGAACGACAGAATGTGGGGCTGACCGTGTTCCAGTAAGGTTTGTCAGCCTACCATTAGGGCCCCAGGCGTGTCATCGGGCCTTGAGATAAGCCCGAACCTCGCCCTGAATATGCCTCTGGAGCCCCGCCTTCTGGTGGAGCAGTGCCCAGATTCTCACCAGAATCTTGTGGCGAACCTCTCGCCCGCCCCTGAACTCGCTCAAGACGATGGATTGTGTGTGAAGTCCATAATCACTGATGAAATGCCTGTTTTGAGACTTGTCGGTGTTGACCGAGTGGAATTCGAGCCGGGCCTGCTTGAGGTCGGCCCCAAACTCTGTTTTAACAACCTCCTCTGCAAGCGATTCCATCAGCCGACACGAGAACCCGCGCCTCGTTGAGTGGAAGTAATAGACGATGACCTTATCAGCAGGTTTACTAGGCATTGCTGCCCGTTCACTTATTCCCCGTTCAGAGTGCCCCCAAGTCTGTGTGTTGTCCTGCAGCTTGACGCTAGCATCCCTTAACGTGCCAAATGCTGGCTTGCTGGGGCCGTTGGCCGTCAGGTAGGCCAAGCTTCCGACAAGGCATCCAAGAAGGACAATCATGGCGACCCTATTGCGACTTACACCCATGTTCTCAATCCGCATGCAACATCAGGTTTTGCACCACGCCTAAAAAACACCGCCTAGAAACCACAAACAGACCGAGAGGACATTGGGTGGAGCATTCACCTGCACCCCGTCCGAAGAACTCATGCAATAAGTGCCTCTATCTCCTTGACCGAAAGTATCTTGCCCTGCGACTTCACCTCCCCATTGATAGCCAGCGCCGGCGTCATCGTTACTCCGAAGTCGGCGATGCGTGTTACATCGGTGATCTCCTCCATTACGAACTGTATCTGAGCCGATTGTGCCGCGGCTTTTGTGTTCTGCGCGAGCTTCTCAGACTCCCGGCACTTGGCACCTAGAATCTGCAACCTCTTCATCAACTATCTCCTATTTAGTGAATGTTCCAAAAACTATCCCACAAAAAGCGGCCATCAAGACCGCAAGTAGAACATGGAACAACATCCTCTTAGTTCCCAGTATCCAATCAGCGCAGGGAGTGTAGCTTAATATCAGGCAACACACAAGCGAGAAGGAAGGTCACTATCACTGGCAGCACTCACCTAGTCACAGACAGCATGCGCTCGACCTGACTGTGGGGCGGCGGTGAGGACAATCGGCGGTTATGTCCCCAGAAGATACTCTCTGACCTCACTGCGGATATACTTCAGGAATGCGCCCTTCTCGTCCAAGAGCGACCAGGTCTCATCCAAGACCTTGTAGCGAACCCGTTTGCCACCTTTGAATTCCGCCACAACAACCGACTTATCTGTCAGTTGGTAATCGTCTATGAAGTGGTCGTTCTCAGATTTCTCGACGTCAATCGCCCACCATGCCAATTGCCCGGCCTTCAGCGCGTCCGAAAAACCATTCAAGACGGCCTCCTTGGTCCACTCCTCTAACCTTATGCAGCGCTCACAACGAGCTGTCATGTGAAAATAATATACGATGACGCTAACTGGGCCTGATGTCGGCGAGGCATCTTGATTACTGGCTTGGTGCGCAACTTGTGCAGAGGAAATGCTCTGCGAAGC
This bacterium DNA region includes the following protein-coding sequences:
- a CDS encoding nitrophenyl compound nitroreductase subunit ArsF family protein; its protein translation is MRIENMGVSRNRVAMIVLLGCLVGSLAYLTANGPSKPAFGTLRDASVKLQDNTQTWGHSERGISERAAMPSKPADKVIVYYFHSTRRGFSCRLMESLAEEVVKTEFGADLKQARLEFHSVNTDKSQNRHFISDYGLHTQSIVLSEFRGGREVRHKILVRIWALLHQKAGLQRHIQGEVRAYLKAR
- a CDS encoding thioredoxin family protein, with protein sequence MKRLQILGAKCRESEKLAQNTKAAAQSAQIQFVMEEITDVTRIADFGVTMTPALAINGEVKSQGKILSVKEIEALIA
- a CDS encoding acyl-CoA dehydratase activase; protein product: MLIGIDVGSVALKAVLMDSNRRVIEHHYGRIQGRPLQMVRDVLEDMLERHNQDKIRAICATGAGGRLAAELLNGIFVNEVIAQYLCAVHFDKRVRTVIDIGGEDSKLLLISEDKTTGRPMVSDFQMNSVCAAGTGSFLDQQATRLGVSIEGEFAELALKSKTPPRIAGRCSVFAKTDMIHLQQEGTPVHDIVAGLCYALARSFKSSVVKGTKIEPLVSFQSGVASNRAMVKALKDVLGLSDEEMLVHEQHHIAGAIGACLHYLTSRDVPDRYFEGLSKLEGFLEKPSGDEKHLPILALDKVVFPHEEGRGHVQAPGSNGALRVYLGIDVGSISTNVVAIDEHLNLLAKSYLMTAGRPIDAVATGLSEVGAKLPHNVEVAGVGTTGSGRYMTGEVTGADTVRNEITAQATAAALIDPKVDTIFEIGGQDSKFISLENGVVVDFEMNKVCAAGTGSFLEEQAEKLNINIKEHFASEAMSSKAPIRLGERCTVFMESSVTHHQQCGAKRRDILAGLAYSIVYNYLNRVVGNKKIGSNIFFQGGVAFNRSVCAAFSMVTGKKITVPPNHEVTGAIGAAMLAKDAMKGRGKSKFKGFNLKDRKWELETFECHDCPNACEIRKVTLEGEPSIYYGSRCGKYDVRKKTASEAHALPDLFAEREKLLMRWHQKPDASSTGLTVGIPRALLFFELYPMWSAFFGALGVKVLLSSKTTNHIIHDGVEAVKADMCFPVKVMHGHVLDLLEKGVDKVFVPSVINMPIETPGFVNYYNCPVVQSIPYTVGAGIAALKQRVLSPIFYLQRGAKETIRALARFAHEDLGFRRARARKAAEAALAAQDEFSKLSLELADRTTQLIKEHGRAVVIVGRPYNINDSFVNLDLPRKLRDLDVLPVPIDLVHPDTATTLKEHGNMYWRYGQRILGVAVTIARDPRLYALYVTNFGCGPDSFITKFFAEIMGEKPFLLIEIDEHSADVGAITRCEAFLDSIEGKRHSSKVEPRLVEKRSSESTRGINHRTLYVPSMCDHAYPFCAALKRFGVDAQVIPEADEESLEFGRQYTNGRECFPCIVTTGDMVKLCKSKDFEPAKALFLMPTTSGPCRFGVYNQAQRIVLEAIGCIDARILAPDQDRADNFRQKFWDVPLMFYVHAYRGMVAVDYLDKLARRIRPYEKAPGHTDDVYQHCLKEVTRATREGDVLKLLPKCSRLFAKIERDNTLVKPKIGVVGEIYVRSHRFSNQNLVKRLEALGAEVWFPPFNEWLYYLTYINGLNAASERNWKKFVKLRALHLLQRRGERTVRRGISDSMGLYEDEPVQHTVHAAAPYLDSTFQGESILSIGKMIEFIEKGATGVINVTPFGCLPGTIVAAIMKRMHDDFQAIPALTINYDGLEDPSEQTRLEAFVHQAKQREGRLHSRGAKP
- a CDS encoding cation diffusion facilitator family transporter, with the translated sequence MSHGLMSDHGQFGDVRRITWIGLIVNLALSTVKLAIGWFGKSQATFADGIHSLSDCSTDVAILVGVRYWAKPPDESHPYGHRRIETAIASLIGVVLAVAGLGLIGNAARMLMSSGHRLPAPSPVALFALIASVISKEILYRWTVSVGKRTASPAVIANAWHHRSDALSSIPAAGALAVIMVSPEWAFLDRVAAIVVSLFILHVAWKIIRPNLKQLVDTAASKDVCDRILETSLQVEGVRDVHAIRSRYIGPGLLVDLHVLVDADVTVREGHEIGSAVKWRLRSKDELGIVDVIVHVEPYECPGQQQGLAIEQ
- a CDS encoding nitrophenyl compound nitroreductase subunit ArsF family protein produces the protein MLNSQRVTVVKFTLLILAIAVVAYMAIKTPIRPVLEMNSAVAASDLSGATSASQSISSAQVAHQASNQDASPTSGPVSVIVYYFHMTARCERCIRLEEWTKEAVLNGFSDALKAGQLAWWAIDVEKSENDHFIDDYQLTDKSVVVAEFKGGKRVRYKVLDETWSLLDEKGAFLKYIRSEVREYLLGT